The Terriglobus tenax genome contains a region encoding:
- a CDS encoding SGNH/GDSL hydrolase family protein produces the protein MLLSIWHHRYVLAFDPLTGESMMRVGRWMIAMCLLVGPAAVKAQTPAGMTGSWATAPVQVLAKPAEARDLTIRNIVHVSLGSTDTVSVQLTNEFGLEPLTVGAASIALRQSADTVAAPVPLLFNGQANVVIPPGKFVWSDPVHLVFPAMNDVAVSLFVPSQPMTFVSQHNFANAVNYLAAGNQATALSLTDATKLTSFRYLKSVAVSSPSRGAIVAFGDSITDGSKSTADTNQRWPDLLAKRLVANPATATVGVMNVGIGGNRILHDVTGPSALARFDRDVLELANVKYIVLLEGINDIGHAYDPANAYDRVSVEELIAADRLLITRAHANHIKVIGATLTPYMTAKYASPAGEQVRAALNNWIRSSGEFDGVIDFDKATRDPAKPASFAAAYDSGDNLHPTDGGMKAMADSIDLSLFAK, from the coding sequence GTGTTGCTTTCCATCTGGCACCATCGTTACGTTCTGGCCTTTGATCCGTTGACAGGAGAAAGCATGATGCGTGTTGGGCGTTGGATGATTGCGATGTGTTTGTTGGTGGGGCCTGCCGCGGTGAAGGCACAGACCCCGGCGGGAATGACGGGAAGCTGGGCGACGGCTCCGGTGCAGGTGCTGGCAAAGCCGGCGGAGGCCAGGGACCTGACGATTCGAAACATCGTGCACGTCTCGCTGGGTTCGACAGATACGGTGAGCGTGCAACTGACTAACGAGTTTGGGTTAGAACCGTTGACTGTTGGCGCGGCCAGCATCGCGTTGCGACAGAGCGCCGATACGGTTGCTGCTCCGGTTCCGCTGCTGTTCAACGGGCAGGCAAACGTTGTTATCCCACCGGGGAAGTTTGTATGGAGCGACCCGGTGCATCTCGTCTTTCCGGCGATGAACGATGTGGCTGTGAGCCTGTTTGTGCCGTCGCAGCCCATGACCTTTGTCTCGCAGCATAATTTTGCGAATGCGGTGAACTATCTTGCCGCGGGCAACCAGGCCACGGCTCTCTCGTTGACGGATGCGACGAAGCTGACGAGCTTTCGCTATCTGAAGTCGGTCGCAGTGTCCTCGCCTTCGCGTGGAGCGATTGTCGCTTTTGGAGACAGCATTACCGATGGCTCCAAGAGCACAGCGGACACCAACCAGCGTTGGCCCGATCTGCTGGCGAAGCGGCTGGTGGCGAACCCGGCCACGGCGACGGTGGGTGTGATGAATGTCGGTATCGGCGGCAACCGTATTCTGCATGATGTGACCGGTCCCAGCGCGCTGGCGCGGTTTGATCGCGATGTGCTGGAGCTGGCGAATGTGAAGTACATCGTGCTGCTGGAAGGCATCAACGATATTGGCCACGCCTATGACCCGGCCAATGCGTATGACCGTGTTTCGGTAGAGGAACTGATTGCCGCGGACCGTCTGCTGATTACGCGTGCGCATGCCAACCACATCAAGGTCATCGGTGCGACGCTGACGCCGTACATGACGGCGAAGTACGCTTCTCCCGCGGGCGAGCAGGTACGCGCTGCGCTGAACAACTGGATTCGCTCCAGCGGGGAGTTCGATGGCGTGATTGATTTTGACAAGGCGACACGCGACCCGGCCAAGCCGGCCTCGTTTGCGGCGGCGTATGACAGCGGCGACAACCTTCATCCGACGGATGGCGGCATGAAGGCGATGGCGGATTCGATTGATCTGTCGTTGTTCGCCAAGTAG
- a CDS encoding peptidylprolyl isomerase: MWKTLPGAALAAWIISTPLMAQATRPRPVAVSHAGKTPTGPTAVMDTSMGRIACTLYATQAPELTANFIALAQGTQDWKNPATGAVEHGKPFYDGTAIFGLTAAISAGDRIGGGKGVAGDPLAVKKAKSLTFDRPGRLAMSIREGKISRSMFFITDHANAEMDEGNRGAIFGQCDGDAAGTVTSITHLLVATDNHPSKPVAINKITIVPPGEPLPSVAPNVDLATVVPQPTPMPGNFIPPPDPTGRTALIDTSMGQLTCRLFEKEAPIATGVFIGLATGTKDWTMPHTKRVMHGKPFYDGLLFNRVLPDFMIQNQNYPGGSTGGGEIGLAYDIESAPGLSFDRPGRLAMANAGPNTNDSSFFITEQPRSALDNKFTIFGQCDEASVKIVSAIARVPRNAHNRPDTPVVIRRITIAK; encoded by the coding sequence ATGTGGAAGACTTTGCCGGGTGCGGCGCTGGCCGCATGGATCATCAGCACACCCCTGATGGCGCAGGCCACCCGTCCACGCCCCGTGGCGGTCTCACATGCGGGAAAAACACCCACGGGCCCAACCGCCGTGATGGACACCTCCATGGGCCGCATCGCATGCACGCTCTACGCCACCCAGGCGCCGGAACTGACGGCGAACTTCATTGCCCTTGCCCAGGGGACACAGGACTGGAAGAACCCTGCGACCGGCGCAGTGGAGCACGGCAAACCCTTCTACGATGGCACGGCGATCTTCGGACTGACGGCTGCCATCTCTGCCGGTGACCGCATCGGCGGCGGCAAGGGCGTCGCGGGCGATCCGCTTGCCGTCAAGAAAGCGAAGAGCCTTACCTTCGATCGTCCCGGCCGGCTGGCCATGTCGATCCGTGAAGGCAAGATCAGCCGCTCCATGTTCTTCATCACTGACCACGCCAATGCCGAGATGGATGAAGGCAACCGGGGCGCCATCTTCGGCCAGTGCGACGGCGATGCCGCCGGCACAGTCACCAGCATCACGCATCTGCTGGTCGCTACCGACAACCACCCCTCAAAGCCGGTGGCCATCAACAAAATCACCATCGTGCCGCCGGGCGAACCGTTGCCATCCGTCGCGCCCAATGTTGACCTTGCCACTGTCGTACCTCAGCCCACTCCCATGCCGGGCAACTTCATTCCTCCGCCGGACCCAACAGGCCGCACGGCTCTGATCGACACCTCCATGGGCCAGCTCACGTGCCGCCTGTTTGAGAAGGAAGCGCCCATCGCTACCGGTGTCTTCATCGGGTTGGCTACGGGCACAAAAGACTGGACCATGCCGCACACCAAACGCGTGATGCACGGTAAGCCGTTTTACGACGGCCTGCTGTTCAACCGCGTTCTGCCCGACTTCATGATCCAGAACCAGAACTACCCCGGCGGCTCTACCGGCGGTGGCGAGATCGGTCTGGCCTACGATATCGAAAGCGCTCCCGGCCTCAGCTTCGACCGCCCCGGCCGCCTGGCCATGGCCAACGCAGGCCCCAATACCAACGACAGTTCCTTCTTCATTACCGAGCAGCCGCGCAGCGCACTCGACAACAAGTTCACCATCTTCGGCCAGTGTGATGAGGCATCAGTGAAGATCGTCTCCGCCATTGCCCGCGTCCCACGCAACGCGCATAACCGGCCAGACACTCCAGTCGTCATCCGCAGGATCACGATTGCAAAATAG
- the purU gene encoding formyltetrahydrofolate deformylase, whose amino-acid sequence MNFLVSEYDANILHAGQHQDAELARFFMRIEFECAPELLHRRVFAERFRTLADEYQMRWQLAESDAKLRVCLFVSQHLHCLADLLQRYQAGELACEIALVIGNHAEGEKLAGFYGVPFVYLPVANGNKVEVEAEQQRLLEEHRIDLVVLARYMQILSEEFVAKWPSRIINVHHSFLPAFIGARPYHAAFHRGVKLIGATSHYVTSDLDEGPIIEQDVARVTQGDTIPDLIRKGRDLERIVLSRAVRWHLEHRILYYANKTVIFD is encoded by the coding sequence ATGAACTTTCTCGTCTCGGAGTATGACGCGAACATTCTTCATGCCGGCCAGCACCAGGACGCCGAGCTGGCGCGTTTCTTCATGCGGATTGAGTTTGAGTGTGCACCGGAGTTGCTGCATCGGCGTGTCTTCGCAGAGCGGTTTCGCACGCTTGCCGATGAGTACCAGATGCGCTGGCAGCTTGCCGAGAGTGACGCGAAGCTGCGGGTGTGTCTCTTTGTCTCGCAACATCTGCATTGCCTGGCGGATCTGTTGCAGCGGTACCAGGCTGGCGAGCTTGCCTGCGAGATTGCGCTGGTGATTGGCAATCATGCGGAGGGCGAGAAGCTGGCAGGGTTTTATGGTGTTCCGTTTGTGTATCTGCCGGTTGCTAACGGCAACAAGGTCGAGGTGGAGGCGGAGCAGCAGCGCCTGCTCGAAGAGCACCGGATCGACCTGGTGGTACTGGCCCGCTACATGCAGATTCTGTCAGAAGAGTTTGTGGCGAAGTGGCCGTCGCGCATCATCAATGTGCACCACTCCTTCTTACCTGCGTTTATTGGGGCCAGGCCGTACCATGCGGCCTTTCATCGCGGTGTGAAGCTGATTGGCGCGACCAGCCACTACGTGACCAGCGACCTGGACGAGGGGCCCATCATTGAGCAGGATGTTGCGCGCGTAACGCAGGGCGATACGATTCCGGATTTGATCCGCAAGGGGCGCGACCTGGAGCGCATTGTGCTGTCGCGCGCGGTGCGCTGGCACCTGGAGCACAGGATTCTGTACTACGCCAACAAGACGGTGATCTTCGACTAG
- a CDS encoding DUF1801 domain-containing protein yields the protein MKNVRVILRDEKVHNGRYQAFAVRAFEKKNCFGHGSGLKVADASQADIGHHLRVRTQYNSAMPIPPAIQEYNNSRTAEDKAICNRLSKIIHRNLPEAESKIWHAHPVWFLDGNPITGYDKLKDSVRLMFWSGASFGVAELQPGTGKFKDASIRYTSAKQIDEQALTEWLAKSREIQWDYKNIVKRKGKLERLK from the coding sequence ATGAAGAATGTTCGCGTCATACTCCGAGACGAGAAAGTTCATAATGGCCGCTACCAGGCCTTTGCGGTCAGGGCATTCGAGAAGAAGAACTGCTTTGGTCATGGTTCAGGGCTTAAGGTAGCAGATGCATCACAAGCAGATATCGGACATCACCTGCGAGTGCGCACCCAGTACAATTCCGCCATGCCAATCCCTCCGGCAATCCAGGAATACAACAATTCGCGGACCGCAGAAGACAAGGCCATCTGCAACAGGCTTTCGAAGATCATTCACCGCAACCTGCCCGAGGCCGAAAGCAAAATCTGGCACGCCCACCCGGTGTGGTTCCTCGACGGCAACCCCATCACCGGTTACGACAAGCTGAAAGACAGCGTCCGGCTCATGTTCTGGAGCGGCGCCAGCTTCGGTGTTGCGGAGTTGCAGCCAGGCACCGGTAAGTTCAAAGATGCCTCCATCCGCTACACCAGCGCGAAGCAGATTGACGAGCAGGCGCTGACAGAATGGCTGGCAAAATCGCGCGAGATACAGTGGGACTACAAAAATATTGTGAAGCGAAAAGGAAAACTGGAACGTTTGAAATGA
- a CDS encoding radical SAM protein → MSQPATQTNPRPMPLRRRVKAATRRLRELGSIASALVSTGHPYMAQIVPMRRCNLACTYCNEYDDHSKPVPLDEMLRRIDDLGRLGTSVITISGGEPLLHPELDQIIARIRKTGAIAGMITNGYLLNAERIQRLNKAGLDHMQISIDNVMPDDVSKKSLKVLDQRLIWLAEHADFHVNINSVVGGGIANPQDAYTVSTRALGLGFSSTIGIIHDGDGQLKPLGEKERSVWDAVRKLTRRSYSRFNHFQEAIANGQTNDWRCRAGGRYLYVCENGLVHYCSQQRGFPAKPLREYTTADVKREFLTEKTCSPNCTISCVHQVSYIDHWRSPQTSTTSPGAPHGHGELVQIQ, encoded by the coding sequence ATGTCGCAGCCCGCTACCCAGACCAATCCGCGCCCCATGCCGCTTCGCCGCCGCGTGAAGGCTGCTACGCGCCGCCTGCGCGAGCTCGGCTCCATTGCCTCCGCCCTTGTCTCCACCGGGCACCCATACATGGCGCAGATTGTGCCGATGCGCCGCTGCAACCTGGCATGCACGTACTGCAACGAGTATGACGACCACTCGAAGCCGGTGCCGCTGGACGAAATGCTGCGCCGTATCGACGACCTGGGACGCCTGGGGACGTCGGTCATCACCATCTCCGGTGGTGAGCCGCTGCTGCACCCGGAGCTGGACCAGATCATCGCGCGCATCCGCAAGACCGGTGCCATTGCCGGCATGATCACCAACGGCTACCTGCTGAACGCCGAGCGCATTCAGCGCCTGAACAAGGCCGGGCTGGACCACATGCAGATCTCGATCGACAACGTGATGCCGGACGATGTCTCCAAGAAGAGCCTGAAGGTGCTGGACCAGCGCCTGATCTGGCTGGCGGAGCATGCGGACTTCCACGTGAACATCAACTCCGTGGTGGGCGGCGGTATCGCCAACCCGCAGGACGCGTACACGGTTTCAACGCGCGCGCTGGGGCTGGGTTTCAGCTCGACGATCGGCATTATTCACGACGGCGACGGCCAGCTGAAGCCGCTGGGTGAAAAAGAACGCTCCGTGTGGGACGCCGTGCGCAAGCTGACGCGCCGCAGCTACTCACGCTTCAACCACTTCCAGGAAGCTATTGCCAACGGGCAGACCAACGACTGGCGCTGCCGCGCCGGCGGGCGCTACCTGTACGTCTGCGAGAACGGACTGGTGCATTACTGCAGCCAGCAGCGCGGCTTCCCGGCCAAGCCGCTGCGCGAGTACACCACGGCAGATGTGAAGCGCGAGTTCCTGACGGAGAAGACCTGCAGCCCGAACTGCACCATCAGCTGCGTGCACCAGGTCAGCTACATCGACCACTGGCGCTCTCCGCAGACGAGCACGACCTCCCCCGGTGCTCCGCATGGACATGGGGAACTGGTGCAGATTCAGTAG
- a CDS encoding PDZ domain-containing protein: MKHLLAYRLTPLSLAALALVAGLGAAAHAQDGAGPRWRMVLVSGARAQGYLGVDFHDISQDQVSTLRLKDNRGVEVVMLDHDGPACKAGLREHDVILQMDGVTIESEDQLRRALHESTPGRKLSLLISRDGQQQTMHVVLANRSEIERKAWSQHFVVPDPGLDQPAGSRREESSLARFGDKFLPNPAVILGMPRIGVTLDPMEPQLAEFFGSPNGKGLLVRTVEPNSAAERSGMKAGDVVLKVNGTVVTSRNDWLRALHEGKSKPVAVTILREKKEQTLTVNMDDKKKSEVEEGKPRHALLMQFVP, translated from the coding sequence ATGAAGCACTTGCTGGCTTACCGGTTAACTCCGCTGTCCCTTGCAGCTCTTGCCCTGGTGGCCGGGCTCGGTGCGGCGGCGCATGCACAGGACGGAGCAGGACCGCGGTGGCGTATGGTGCTGGTCTCCGGCGCTCGCGCACAGGGCTACCTGGGCGTTGATTTTCATGACATCTCGCAGGACCAGGTCTCCACTCTGCGGCTGAAGGACAACCGTGGCGTAGAGGTGGTTATGCTGGATCACGACGGGCCCGCCTGCAAGGCCGGCCTGCGTGAGCATGATGTGATTCTGCAGATGGATGGCGTGACGATTGAAAGCGAAGACCAGCTGCGCCGCGCTCTGCATGAGTCCACGCCGGGCCGCAAGCTGTCATTGCTGATCAGCCGCGATGGCCAGCAGCAGACGATGCATGTTGTGCTGGCCAACCGTTCAGAGATTGAACGGAAGGCATGGAGCCAGCACTTTGTGGTGCCGGATCCCGGGCTTGACCAGCCGGCCGGTTCGCGCCGCGAAGAGAGTTCGCTGGCCCGCTTTGGCGACAAATTTCTTCCCAACCCCGCGGTGATCCTGGGGATGCCGCGCATTGGCGTCACGCTGGACCCGATGGAGCCCCAGCTGGCCGAGTTCTTTGGCTCGCCCAATGGGAAGGGGCTGCTGGTGCGCACGGTGGAGCCGAACAGCGCCGCCGAACGGTCTGGCATGAAGGCGGGCGACGTGGTGCTGAAGGTGAACGGCACCGTGGTGACCTCGCGTAATGACTGGCTGCGCGCCCTTCACGAAGGGAAGTCAAAGCCCGTAGCGGTGACCATTCTTCGCGAAAAGAAAGAACAGACGCTGACCGTGAACATGGACGACAAGAAGAAGAGTGAGGTGGAGGAGGGAAAGCCCCGCCACGCTCTACTGATGCAGTTCGTTCCGTAG
- a CDS encoding HEAT repeat domain-containing protein — protein MKCETAQLEVVLLAYGELIDDKLPELDEHLAGCEACRQELELLTAMQDELAAVEQAEPSPNLLAQARVRLDEALDSEPEPGLLARLRSLVMGSLHHVHAAPALATLLVGAGFLGGTALSRYQTAHEQKPPAMLMQHSADSAIANISSIVQTPDSKLVQVNYNRVVPETAQGTLDDPQIKQLLLMGAKNGISNDVRDSSVALLAEGCKAGHICDDDDQPSDKRGQTVRDTLLVSLRYDRDSQVRMKALHGLERYLVSDQRVRDAVLESIMNDHDSDVRMQAISMLEPVQADSSVRQVLHTVSTTDENPYIRNASMTALEGASQIQ, from the coding sequence ATGAAGTGCGAAACGGCACAACTCGAGGTCGTCCTGCTCGCATACGGCGAGCTAATAGACGACAAACTTCCCGAATTGGACGAGCACCTGGCAGGTTGTGAAGCCTGTCGGCAGGAGCTTGAATTGCTGACAGCGATGCAGGATGAGCTGGCGGCGGTGGAACAGGCGGAGCCTTCGCCCAACCTGCTGGCGCAGGCCCGTGTCCGGCTGGACGAGGCGTTGGACTCCGAGCCTGAGCCGGGTCTGCTGGCGCGGCTGCGCAGCCTGGTGATGGGCAGCCTGCATCATGTTCACGCGGCTCCCGCGCTGGCAACGCTGCTGGTGGGCGCCGGTTTTCTGGGCGGCACGGCGCTTAGCCGCTACCAGACAGCGCATGAGCAGAAGCCACCGGCCATGCTGATGCAGCATTCGGCCGACTCCGCCATCGCCAATATCAGTTCGATTGTGCAGACGCCGGACTCCAAGCTGGTGCAGGTGAACTACAACCGCGTTGTGCCGGAGACGGCGCAGGGAACGCTGGACGATCCGCAGATCAAGCAGCTTCTGCTGATGGGCGCGAAGAACGGCATCAGCAACGATGTGCGCGACTCGTCGGTTGCCCTGCTGGCGGAAGGCTGCAAGGCCGGTCATATCTGCGATGACGATGATCAGCCCAGCGACAAACGCGGCCAGACGGTGCGTGACACCCTGCTGGTGAGCCTGCGCTACGACCGCGATTCGCAGGTCCGCATGAAGGCGCTGCATGGCCTGGAGCGCTACCTGGTCAGCGACCAGCGCGTGCGCGATGCCGTGCTGGAGTCGATCATGAACGACCATGACTCGGATGTCCGGATGCAGGCCATCAGTATGCTGGAGCCGGTGCAGGCTGACTCGTCCGTGCGCCAGGTACTGCACACGGTTTCGACGACCGACGAGAATCCGTATATTCGTAATGCATCCATGACGGCCCTTGAGGGCGCAAGTCAGATCCAGTAA
- a CDS encoding RNA polymerase sigma factor → MQTETLDANVISPLVNGVGASIGLRRVESSAAMAKAAATRAARNGGRLTQAQMDARAAQRAEDDELIRAAQRGDRASFDLLVRRYDQAVLRLALHMLGNEQDAQDVHQEAFLKAYRHIHNFRFDSSFYTWLYRIATNLCLDALRRRKSRREDPATVTDAAGEEMDLMANISDDRAMANPARELDRKDMGERIMSALGKLTPRERMVFELKHYQGLKLRTIGEMLNTTEETAKNTLFRATRKLRSNLAELRA, encoded by the coding sequence ATGCAGACAGAAACGTTGGATGCGAACGTCATTTCACCTTTGGTGAACGGTGTAGGAGCCAGCATTGGCCTCCGCCGGGTAGAATCTTCCGCAGCGATGGCAAAAGCGGCGGCAACCCGGGCAGCGCGTAACGGCGGCAGGCTGACTCAGGCTCAGATGGATGCCCGCGCAGCGCAACGCGCGGAAGACGATGAGCTGATTCGCGCGGCGCAACGAGGCGACCGTGCCAGCTTTGACCTTCTGGTGCGCCGGTATGACCAGGCGGTGCTGCGGCTTGCGCTGCACATGCTGGGCAACGAGCAGGATGCACAGGATGTCCACCAGGAAGCCTTCCTGAAGGCTTACCGGCACATCCATAACTTCCGCTTCGACAGCTCGTTTTACACCTGGCTGTACCGCATTGCGACGAACCTTTGCCTGGACGCGCTGCGCCGGCGTAAGAGCCGCCGCGAAGATCCGGCGACGGTGACGGATGCGGCCGGCGAGGAGATGGACCTGATGGCCAACATCTCCGACGATCGCGCGATGGCGAACCCGGCCCGCGAGCTGGACCGCAAGGACATGGGCGAGCGCATCATGTCTGCGCTGGGCAAATTGACGCCGCGTGAGCGGATGGTCTTTGAGCTGAAGCATTACCAGGGTTTGAAGCTCCGGACGATTGGAGAGATGTTGAACACCACGGAAGAGACGGCAAAGAACACGCTCTTCCGCGCTACCCGGAAACTGCGGTCGAATCTGGCCGAACTCCGGGCGTAG
- a CDS encoding putative bifunctional diguanylate cyclase/phosphodiesterase, translated as MPAALPRNEEERLAVLRGLCILDTPSESAFDELTAMAVKIFSVPVALISLVDEHRQFFKSVHGLDLRETSRDLSFCAHSLLTEGPTLVPDARLDLRFATNPFVTGDPNIRLYASAPLTTKDGTRLGSFCIISPQVRNLTPGEVELLEHLANAASYLIDQRTTALQLEAAQKQIDIVGERYRLATRATSDGIWDWDCRVGDIYLSPRCSAMFGFEEKEHTLRLRDCLRHIHAEDRRRMLDQLNQAVEQHRNFSCEYRHLRADGEWRWMECSGLVLTDAKGAPQRKVGALRDITRIRALDPLTGLYNRASFIERVQGCMDQQGRQCGPYAVLYVDVDHFKRINDSLGHMEGDVVLEEIARRISQGLSSHSNSCAARLSSDEFAIFLNEYGEEANVFSYVEQLREALQVPVYSGEQTLILTASIGIALSDPTVKDARTVLENADLAMYQAKNAGRATSVFFLPDMRESAARKVQLELELRTAIEEGQIHLYYQPKVVLRTGKVVGFEALVRWKHPVRGMVSPADFIPVAEETGLIRELGLNVLSQAIQQSARWRQEGILTEEMNVAVNISGKQIGDSNLIGFIRDQLQAAGLPPHNLRLEVTESLLLNSDETTGEFFREIKALGIGIDMDDFGTGYSSLSYLHRFPFDALKVDRSFVQRIDQTEESLSLPRSIVALGKALGMRVLAEGIENQQQLAQLIRMDCGYGQGYLFSRPVPPEDVADLIKKLNGKIRTELMAS; from the coding sequence ATGCCAGCGGCCCTGCCGCGGAATGAGGAAGAGCGCCTCGCGGTGCTGCGAGGACTTTGCATTCTGGATACTCCGTCCGAGTCGGCTTTTGATGAGCTGACGGCCATGGCCGTGAAGATCTTCTCCGTCCCGGTAGCCCTTATTTCTCTTGTGGATGAGCACCGCCAGTTCTTCAAATCTGTGCATGGGCTGGATCTGCGGGAAACCTCGCGCGATCTTTCTTTTTGCGCGCACTCGCTGCTGACGGAAGGACCTACCCTTGTGCCGGATGCGCGGCTGGACCTGCGTTTTGCGACAAATCCTTTTGTTACGGGCGATCCGAATATTCGTTTGTATGCCAGCGCTCCGCTGACGACCAAGGATGGCACACGGCTGGGCAGCTTCTGCATTATCTCGCCGCAGGTACGGAACCTGACGCCGGGCGAAGTGGAGTTGCTGGAGCATCTGGCCAATGCAGCCTCCTACCTGATTGACCAGAGGACGACAGCTCTGCAACTGGAAGCCGCGCAGAAGCAGATTGACATTGTGGGCGAGCGGTACCGGCTGGCTACGCGCGCGACATCGGACGGGATATGGGACTGGGATTGTCGTGTGGGCGACATCTATCTTTCGCCCCGCTGCAGCGCCATGTTTGGTTTTGAAGAGAAGGAGCATACGCTGCGTCTGCGGGACTGCCTGCGGCATATCCATGCAGAAGACCGCCGCCGGATGCTGGACCAGTTAAACCAGGCGGTGGAGCAGCACCGGAATTTCTCCTGCGAGTACCGTCATCTGCGCGCTGACGGCGAATGGCGGTGGATGGAATGCAGCGGGCTGGTGCTGACCGACGCGAAGGGGGCGCCACAGCGCAAGGTGGGCGCACTTCGCGATATCACCCGCATTCGTGCCCTGGACCCGCTGACCGGCCTGTATAACCGTGCATCCTTCATTGAGCGGGTGCAGGGATGTATGGATCAACAGGGGAGGCAGTGCGGCCCCTACGCCGTACTGTACGTGGATGTGGACCACTTCAAGCGCATCAATGACAGCCTGGGCCACATGGAAGGCGATGTGGTGCTGGAGGAGATTGCCCGGCGGATCAGCCAGGGGCTGTCCTCGCATTCCAATAGCTGCGCCGCGCGGCTGAGTAGTGATGAGTTCGCCATCTTCCTGAATGAGTATGGGGAAGAGGCAAATGTTTTTTCCTATGTGGAGCAACTGCGCGAGGCGTTGCAGGTACCGGTTTACAGCGGCGAGCAAACCCTGATTCTGACCGCCAGTATCGGGATTGCGCTCAGCGATCCAACCGTAAAGGATGCGCGCACTGTGCTGGAGAATGCCGACCTGGCGATGTACCAGGCCAAGAACGCCGGACGCGCGACCAGCGTTTTCTTTCTGCCGGATATGCGCGAATCGGCCGCTCGCAAGGTGCAACTGGAACTGGAGCTTCGCACGGCTATTGAAGAAGGCCAGATTCACCTGTACTACCAGCCCAAGGTGGTCCTGCGTACGGGCAAGGTGGTTGGCTTTGAGGCGCTGGTGCGGTGGAAGCATCCGGTACGCGGGATGGTTTCGCCGGCGGACTTTATTCCCGTGGCCGAGGAGACGGGACTGATCCGGGAGCTGGGGCTCAACGTACTGAGCCAGGCGATTCAGCAGTCGGCTCGGTGGAGGCAGGAAGGCATCCTGACCGAGGAGATGAATGTCGCGGTCAACATCTCCGGCAAGCAGATTGGCGACAGCAACCTGATTGGTTTTATCCGCGATCAGTTGCAGGCGGCAGGGCTGCCACCGCATAACCTGCGGCTGGAGGTGACGGAGAGCCTGCTGCTGAACAGCGACGAAACCACCGGCGAGTTCTTCCGGGAGATCAAGGCGCTGGGCATCGGGATCGACATGGACGACTTCGGTACAGGCTACTCCTCGCTGAGCTACCTGCACCGTTTTCCGTTCGATGCCCTGAAGGTGGACCGGTCGTTTGTGCAGCGCATTGACCAGACTGAGGAAAGCCTGAGCCTGCCGCGGTCGATTGTGGCGCTGGGGAAGGCGCTGGGAATGCGCGTGCTGGCCGAGGGCATTGAAAACCAGCAACAACTGGCACAGCTTATCCGGATGGACTGCGGCTACGGGCAGGGTTACCTGTTCTCACGTCCGGTGCCGCCGGAGGATGTCGCTGACCTGATCAAAAAGCTCAACGGCAAGATTCGTACGGAGCTGATGGCTTCCTGA
- a CDS encoding RNA polymerase sigma factor — translation MVQEHQQQVFRTLARLVNRRENLEDLAQEVFLRLYRALPSFRGEAMLSTYLYRITVNVAQDEWKRRRRVDDPLLSLSSKEDESDLPMEERLPGNDRGAERQLLDNEFWSLVQQQMMTLSPVERAVLTMFHQEEQTYEQIAVVLSLPINTVRTHLHRARTRLRQRVEQAMTHTGRAASIQERVSL, via the coding sequence ATGGTTCAGGAACACCAGCAGCAGGTCTTTCGCACGCTGGCGCGCCTGGTGAACCGGCGGGAGAATCTGGAAGACCTGGCGCAGGAGGTCTTTCTGCGGCTTTACCGCGCTCTGCCGAGCTTTCGCGGAGAGGCGATGTTGTCGACCTATCTGTACCGTATTACGGTGAATGTGGCGCAGGATGAATGGAAGCGCCGCCGCAGGGTGGATGACCCGCTGCTGTCACTTTCGTCGAAGGAAGATGAGAGCGATTTGCCGATGGAAGAACGGCTGCCCGGAAATGATCGCGGGGCCGAGCGGCAACTGCTGGATAACGAGTTCTGGTCGCTGGTGCAGCAGCAGATGATGACGCTAAGCCCGGTGGAGCGTGCCGTGCTCACGATGTTTCACCAGGAAGAGCAGACCTATGAGCAGATTGCGGTGGTGTTGAGTTTGCCGATCAACACGGTGCGGACGCATCTGCACCGCGCACGCACGCGATTGAGGCAGCGTGTGGAGCAGGCGATGACCCACACCGGGCGTGCTGCTAGCATTCAGGAAAGGGTGAGCCTATGA